One window from the genome of Pseudomonas fluorescens encodes:
- a CDS encoding pyrroloquinoline quinone-dependent dehydrogenase has translation MTPIGAEPDSLNAKRDTTKASRWVCRIFAIVLLMLGLALSIGGIILVADAGSAYYLITGLAFITSAVLLWRGDARGIWVYAAMLVWTTAWSLWEVGFNGWQLAPRLIGPFVLGAVLLLPHFTRLKPAPSTRKLPRGWPSFAGGLVAAIALGSVSHAFGPDAPDFPMLRRGVQSQAPAKLPQPLANNERTDWQAYGNDQGGTRFSPLADIDTTNVSKLVKVWEADMAPVNGDLNAIEGTPIMMGSSLYACDGNNGIHAFDAETGKELWRRDISNGVPQSGKPCRGVAYYKVPDANGFCSERIYAPSHNPTLVALDAKTGEYCPGFGNNGAVDLTKGVAPYPHGLFYVSSAPQVIRGKIVVGGGIPDGQYWGGPSGVIRAFDAVTGELAWAFDAGAPNRLGLPPEGQYYTPSTPNSWAPISADEKLGLVYLPVGNATPDAYGGQRRPYDEDISSAVIALDAETGRLRWKFQATHHDIWDYDVASQPTLLNWPTAKGMRPALIQPTKRGEIFVLDRETGEPIKAVEEQPVPQRDIAKGEWLSPTQPASVELPAFRGPQLREKDMWGATPIDQMVCRIMFKQSRYEGQFTPITLDKNVLIDPGSMGGVNWNGISLDVDRGLMIVNWTQVPDRIELVTREEATQRNFRIAPGLDAGGQAEQPMLDTPYGAYRVNFLSQLGIPCNAPPWGLIGAVDLVSGKLIWSKPFGSPRDIGPFGLPTLVSIPIGTPTAGGAVTTRGGLVFIGGAAEHTFRALDAATGRELWSSRLATSANATPMTYRSPVSGRQFVVVAEGGRPHYRTKPGSKLVAFAIPDSK, from the coding sequence ATGACCCCTATTGGCGCAGAGCCTGACTCTTTGAATGCCAAGCGCGATACGACAAAAGCCTCGCGATGGGTATGTCGTATCTTTGCCATTGTATTACTGATGCTTGGGCTGGCCCTTTCCATTGGCGGTATCATCTTGGTTGCGGACGCAGGTTCTGCGTACTACCTGATTACCGGGCTGGCCTTCATCACAAGCGCTGTACTTCTCTGGCGCGGCGATGCGCGAGGGATTTGGGTCTATGCCGCAATGCTGGTCTGGACCACGGCCTGGAGTTTGTGGGAGGTGGGTTTTAACGGCTGGCAACTGGCGCCGCGGCTCATTGGTCCGTTTGTTCTCGGCGCAGTACTTCTGCTACCGCATTTCACCCGACTCAAGCCAGCGCCGAGCACCCGGAAACTTCCACGCGGCTGGCCATCGTTTGCCGGCGGTCTGGTCGCTGCAATTGCTTTGGGGAGCGTCAGCCACGCTTTCGGACCCGATGCCCCGGACTTTCCGATGTTGAGACGCGGCGTGCAATCGCAGGCGCCAGCGAAACTACCTCAACCACTGGCCAACAACGAGCGTACCGACTGGCAAGCCTACGGCAATGACCAGGGCGGGACCCGCTTCAGTCCGCTTGCAGACATAGACACAACCAACGTCTCGAAACTGGTCAAAGTCTGGGAAGCCGACATGGCGCCAGTGAACGGCGATCTCAACGCGATCGAAGGCACCCCCATCATGATGGGTAGCTCCCTGTACGCGTGTGATGGCAATAACGGTATCCATGCATTCGATGCGGAAACCGGCAAAGAATTGTGGCGCCGCGACATTTCCAACGGCGTACCGCAGTCGGGCAAACCTTGTCGGGGTGTGGCGTACTACAAAGTGCCTGACGCCAATGGGTTTTGCTCAGAGCGCATCTACGCCCCCAGCCACAACCCCACGCTGGTGGCACTGGATGCGAAAACCGGTGAGTATTGCCCTGGGTTTGGTAACAACGGCGCAGTCGATCTGACAAAGGGCGTCGCACCTTACCCCCATGGCTTGTTCTATGTCAGCTCGGCACCGCAAGTCATCCGCGGCAAGATTGTCGTCGGTGGCGGCATTCCCGACGGGCAATACTGGGGTGGTCCGTCCGGCGTTATCAGGGCGTTTGATGCAGTAACAGGCGAACTCGCCTGGGCCTTTGATGCCGGCGCGCCAAATCGCCTCGGCCTGCCACCTGAAGGACAGTATTACACGCCTTCCACGCCCAACAGCTGGGCCCCGATCAGCGCGGATGAGAAGCTCGGTCTTGTCTATTTGCCAGTGGGCAACGCGACACCTGATGCTTACGGTGGGCAGCGCCGTCCCTATGACGAGGACATCTCCAGTGCGGTGATCGCTCTCGACGCGGAGACTGGTCGACTGCGCTGGAAATTTCAGGCCACGCACCATGACATCTGGGATTATGACGTCGCTTCTCAGCCCACTCTGTTGAATTGGCCTACCGCAAAGGGCATGCGGCCAGCACTGATCCAACCAACCAAGCGCGGCGAGATTTTCGTGCTCGACCGCGAGACTGGCGAGCCGATCAAGGCGGTGGAAGAACAGCCTGTGCCTCAGCGTGATATTGCTAAAGGCGAATGGCTGTCCCCTACCCAACCTGCCTCTGTCGAGCTCCCTGCTTTCAGGGGGCCTCAACTGCGCGAAAAAGACATGTGGGGGGCGACGCCGATCGACCAGATGGTTTGCCGGATCATGTTCAAACAATCGCGCTACGAGGGCCAGTTCACGCCCATCACGCTCGACAAAAATGTCTTGATCGATCCCGGTTCAATGGGGGGTGTGAACTGGAATGGCATCTCGCTGGACGTTGATCGTGGGCTGATGATCGTCAACTGGACTCAGGTCCCTGACCGAATCGAGTTGGTCACACGCGAAGAAGCAACGCAACGCAATTTCAGGATTGCACCGGGTCTGGACGCAGGGGGACAAGCCGAGCAGCCTATGCTTGACACGCCCTACGGTGCTTATCGGGTCAACTTCCTTTCGCAGCTTGGCATTCCTTGCAATGCGCCGCCTTGGGGCCTGATTGGCGCTGTTGATCTTGTCAGTGGCAAGCTCATCTGGTCCAAGCCATTTGGCTCACCGCGTGACATTGGCCCGTTCGGTCTGCCGACCCTGGTCTCCATCCCAATCGGTACACCGACCGCCGGTGGCGCCGTGACGACACGTGGCGGCCTGGTATTTATCGGTGGTGCAGCAGAGCATACGTTCCGTGCCTTGGATGCCGCCACCGGCCGGGAGCTGTGGAGCAGCCGCCTGGCCACCAGCGCCAATGCCACACCCATGACCTACCGCAGTCCTGTGAGCGGAAGGCAATTTGTGGTGGTCGCCGAAGGTGGGCGCCCGCATTATCGTACGAAGCCTGGTTCGAAGCTGGTTGCCTTTGCAATTCCAGACAGCAAGTGA
- a CDS encoding SMP-30/gluconolactonase/LRE family protein, producing the protein MSIGVTFNFKRLVAPISGAPPSRLFATTALPTLTQLDMPAPHTAINATSIHVCRKRSDRKSTSAHGALKKLQLRSLLACLALGAASVATGAYAGPLPPSSALAYDKQTQGPVPIPVSERGLPTVTAQTWFKASNEGRILEGAIFDREGNLLFCDVSGKRVLRLSPTKQLSIVATIENLSPGGLAFHPDGRLFIAALDLNRNLGAIFAVKPDGTGMQTIIAQDTGFMPNDLAFNKQGGFYFSDFKGISTEPKGGIYYVSPDLSPPVVVLPHLSMANGVTLSPDGKTLWATEFGRNLLHRIDLANATTIATISSSIPYRFTGPSPDSMRVDADGNVYVAIYGQGRVMVFNQIGIPIGQVLLPGREQGHNLLSTSLAIDPHTNTLYSVTSDGDKGQGATIFHAKVFTHGLPPASFK; encoded by the coding sequence ATGAGCATTGGCGTAACGTTCAATTTCAAAAGGCTGGTCGCGCCGATATCCGGCGCGCCCCCCAGCCGGCTATTCGCTACGACCGCTTTACCCACGCTGACACAACTCGACATGCCTGCACCGCACACAGCGATAAACGCGACAAGCATCCATGTCTGTAGGAAACGTTCGGATAGAAAAAGCACCAGTGCTCATGGAGCGCTCAAAAAACTCCAGCTCCGCAGCCTGCTGGCCTGTCTGGCCCTTGGCGCCGCCAGCGTCGCTACAGGCGCATATGCCGGGCCACTCCCCCCCTCTTCAGCATTGGCCTACGACAAGCAGACCCAAGGCCCAGTACCCATCCCGGTATCGGAACGAGGCCTTCCAACGGTTACTGCTCAAACCTGGTTCAAAGCATCCAACGAAGGACGGATACTGGAAGGCGCCATATTTGACCGCGAGGGCAACCTGCTTTTCTGTGATGTTTCGGGTAAACGCGTACTTCGCCTCTCGCCGACCAAACAGCTTTCAATCGTAGCCACGATAGAGAACCTCTCCCCTGGCGGACTGGCATTTCATCCCGACGGACGTCTGTTCATCGCGGCTCTCGATCTGAACCGCAACCTCGGCGCGATTTTCGCGGTCAAACCCGATGGCACGGGAATGCAAACCATCATCGCGCAAGACACCGGATTCATGCCCAATGACTTGGCGTTCAACAAACAGGGTGGTTTCTACTTCAGTGATTTCAAAGGTATCTCGACCGAGCCAAAGGGCGGGATCTATTACGTTTCTCCCGATCTTTCGCCTCCCGTTGTCGTCTTGCCGCATCTCTCGATGGCCAACGGCGTTACGCTAAGTCCAGACGGAAAAACGCTGTGGGCAACCGAATTTGGCCGCAACCTTCTGCATCGCATCGACCTGGCCAACGCTACTACCATCGCCACCATCAGTTCGTCCATCCCCTACCGTTTCACGGGGCCCTCCCCCGATTCGATGCGGGTCGACGCCGATGGCAATGTCTATGTGGCGATCTATGGGCAAGGTCGTGTAATGGTCTTTAACCAGATCGGTATCCCGATTGGCCAGGTGCTGCTGCCGGGGCGCGAACAAGGGCACAATCTGCTATCGACTAGCCTCGCAATTGATCCCCATACGAACACCTTGTACTCCGTCACCAGTGATGGAGATAAGGGGCAAGGAGCGACAATATTCCACGCCAAGGTGTTTACCCATGGCTTGCCGCCGGCGTCATTCAAATGA
- the tcuA gene encoding FAD-dependent tricarballylate dehydrogenase TcuA has product MVDVLVIGGGNAALCAALMAREAGASVMLLEGSPKVWRGGNSQHTRNLRCMHDAPQDVLVDAYPEEEYWQDLLKVTGGLTNEKLARIAIRASSSCRDWMRSHGVHFQPPLSGALHVARTNAFFMGGGKALVNAYFRSAERLGVKIRYDAQVTDIELENGAFVAAHLAERMIGGQRFPAERIEARACVLAAGGFESNREWLREAWGQNERGEWPSDNFLIRGTRFNTGVLLRRMLDLGADAVGDPTQAHMVAIDARAPLYDGGICTRIDCVSLGVVVNRDGERFYDEGEDFWPKRYAIWGRLVAGQPNQQAYSIIDQQALGRFMPPVFPGTTARTLPELARLLNLPQTQFVKTIEDYNNACHVGTFDHTTLDDCHTEGLIPAKTHWARPLTKPPYYAYPLKPGVTFTYLGLATDETAAVHFDGKASPNLFVAGEMMAGNVLGKGYTAGIGMAIGTAFGRIAGVQAALCAGFGLSPVKSELQHAAV; this is encoded by the coding sequence ATGGTCGACGTTCTGGTGATAGGTGGCGGCAACGCTGCGTTATGTGCCGCATTGATGGCACGAGAGGCTGGCGCCAGCGTGATGCTGCTGGAAGGCTCGCCGAAAGTCTGGCGCGGCGGAAATTCGCAGCACACGCGCAACCTGCGCTGCATGCACGATGCGCCTCAGGATGTGCTGGTCGATGCCTATCCCGAAGAAGAATATTGGCAAGATCTGCTTAAAGTCACCGGTGGTCTTACCAACGAGAAACTGGCGCGCATCGCCATTCGCGCATCGTCATCTTGCCGTGATTGGATGCGTTCACATGGTGTGCACTTTCAGCCGCCCTTGTCGGGTGCTCTTCATGTGGCTCGCACCAACGCGTTTTTCATGGGCGGCGGCAAGGCATTGGTCAATGCCTACTTTCGCAGCGCCGAACGCCTGGGCGTGAAGATCCGTTATGACGCTCAAGTCACCGACATAGAACTGGAAAACGGTGCTTTCGTCGCAGCTCACCTGGCCGAACGCATGATAGGTGGACAGCGATTCCCAGCGGAACGTATCGAAGCACGCGCTTGCGTCCTGGCGGCTGGCGGGTTTGAGTCCAACCGTGAATGGTTACGGGAGGCTTGGGGCCAAAACGAGCGTGGTGAATGGCCATCGGACAACTTTCTGATCCGCGGCACTCGCTTCAATACCGGTGTGTTGTTGCGACGAATGCTCGATCTTGGCGCCGATGCAGTTGGCGACCCGACCCAGGCACATATGGTTGCCATCGACGCCCGGGCTCCGCTTTACGACGGCGGTATATGTACCCGCATCGACTGCGTGTCCCTGGGCGTGGTTGTCAACCGCGATGGCGAACGGTTTTACGATGAGGGTGAGGATTTCTGGCCCAAGCGTTATGCGATTTGGGGCCGTCTGGTTGCAGGACAACCCAACCAGCAGGCCTACTCGATTATCGACCAACAGGCGCTTGGCCGCTTCATGCCGCCGGTGTTCCCCGGAACCACAGCCCGGACGTTGCCAGAACTTGCTCGCCTGTTGAACTTGCCGCAAACGCAGTTCGTTAAAACCATCGAAGACTACAACAACGCTTGCCATGTCGGCACGTTCGACCACACCACGCTCGACGACTGCCATACCGAAGGGCTTATTCCCGCCAAGACTCACTGGGCAAGGCCGCTCACCAAACCACCCTACTACGCCTACCCCCTCAAGCCAGGTGTCACCTTTACCTATCTCGGCTTGGCGACCGACGAAACGGCCGCCGTGCACTTTGATGGCAAGGCCAGCCCGAACCTGTTTGTCGCCGGAGAAATGATGGCTGGCAACGTACTAGGCAAGGGTTATACCGCGGGTATTGGCATGGCCATCGGTACCGCCTTCGGACGAATCGCCGGCGTACAGGCCGCGCTTTGTGCGGGGTTTGGCCTTTCTCCTGTGAAATCGGAGCTTCAACATGCAGCTGTTTGA
- a CDS encoding CDP-6-deoxy-delta-3,4-glucoseen reductase, with protein sequence MNDSLSATLTHRVNVKPIDRTFEVQQDDTILAAALKSGCQLPYSCQNGICGTCRAKVLDGVVDHAESSMAILSNEDRQQGYALLCQAKALTALTIACEVVEATQDIPIRRLVSRVDRLERLAEDVMRIRLRLPAKESFRFLPGQYINVVMPGGIRRSLSLANVPDDNVLELHLRNYGGPFSQHVFNVMKENDLVRLEGPLGTFFVREDSNKPMVFVASGTGFAPIKAMIERELEKASSREITLYWGGRRASDLYLSSVAEAWTKSHNVTFIPVLSEAHPDDLWEGRVGFVHRAVMEDYEDLSQHQVYACGAPVVVQSARQDFVALRKLPEEEFFADMFVSGQKTPQ encoded by the coding sequence ATGAATGACAGCCTGTCCGCCACATTGACGCATCGGGTCAATGTGAAGCCTATCGACCGCACGTTCGAGGTGCAGCAAGACGATACGATACTTGCTGCCGCCCTCAAAAGCGGGTGTCAACTGCCCTACAGTTGTCAAAATGGCATCTGCGGAACCTGTCGGGCCAAAGTACTCGACGGGGTGGTCGATCATGCGGAGTCCAGCATGGCGATACTTTCCAACGAGGACCGGCAGCAGGGATACGCGCTCCTGTGCCAGGCAAAGGCTTTAACCGCATTGACGATCGCCTGCGAGGTGGTGGAAGCAACGCAAGACATCCCTATTCGTCGGCTTGTTTCCCGTGTCGATCGTCTCGAGCGCCTGGCCGAGGATGTGATGAGAATTCGCCTGCGCCTTCCTGCCAAGGAGTCTTTCAGGTTTTTGCCTGGGCAATACATCAACGTGGTGATGCCAGGCGGTATTCGTCGCAGTTTGTCGCTGGCAAACGTGCCCGACGACAACGTGTTGGAATTGCATCTCAGGAATTACGGTGGCCCGTTTAGCCAACACGTTTTCAATGTCATGAAAGAAAACGACCTGGTGCGCCTTGAAGGCCCGCTAGGTACTTTTTTTGTGCGTGAAGACAGTAACAAACCAATGGTCTTCGTTGCCAGCGGCACAGGGTTCGCACCGATCAAAGCCATGATTGAGCGCGAACTTGAAAAAGCATCGAGTCGTGAAATAACGCTCTATTGGGGCGGGCGAAGGGCCTCGGATCTGTATTTGAGTTCCGTTGCCGAGGCTTGGACGAAAAGTCACAACGTCACGTTCATACCTGTCCTGTCAGAAGCGCACCCCGACGACCTATGGGAAGGTCGGGTCGGCTTTGTTCACCGTGCAGTCATGGAAGATTACGAGGATCTTTCCCAGCATCAGGTCTATGCCTGTGGAGCGCCCGTCGTCGTGCAATCGGCAAGGCAGGATTTTGTGGCCTTACGCAAACTCCCCGAGGAAGAGTTTTTCGCGGACATGTTTGTGTCGGGACAAAAGACTCCCCAGTAG
- a CDS encoding enoyl-CoA hydratase/isomerase family protein, translated as MDELASELTVERHESLLWITLNRAAKANAMTVDMMERMTAALQAATDDPQINAVMLTGSGERVFCAGVDIREQPADGDTARQRERRSLALAALQDAVMDCPKPVVTVLNGTATGGGAMLALLADACVAVDTAKLSLPEIDLGIATFSGANILEVIGGRALALDLIQSGRAMKATEALARGLVREVALRDELHLKASALGQALGAKNPRTFAENKRWLNRSLRAALLQARDEHARHRALAQAEQ; from the coding sequence GTGGATGAACTAGCCAGCGAGTTGACGGTTGAGCGACATGAGTCGCTCCTGTGGATCACTCTTAATCGTGCCGCTAAGGCGAATGCGATGACGGTGGATATGATGGAGCGTATGACGGCTGCACTGCAGGCGGCCACTGATGACCCGCAGATAAACGCGGTGATGTTGACCGGGTCTGGTGAGCGCGTGTTCTGCGCAGGGGTCGATATTCGTGAACAACCGGCGGATGGTGATACGGCACGCCAGCGTGAACGAAGGTCGTTGGCGTTGGCGGCGCTACAGGACGCCGTGATGGACTGCCCCAAGCCAGTTGTCACAGTGCTCAATGGTACCGCGACGGGAGGTGGCGCGATGCTTGCGCTCTTGGCGGATGCCTGTGTCGCCGTCGATACCGCGAAACTGTCGCTGCCCGAAATTGATTTGGGTATCGCCACCTTCTCGGGTGCAAACATTTTAGAGGTCATCGGCGGACGCGCTTTGGCGCTTGATCTGATTCAGAGTGGCAGGGCGATGAAGGCTACCGAAGCATTGGCGAGAGGGCTGGTCCGCGAGGTAGCCCTGCGAGACGAACTCCATTTGAAAGCTTCGGCGCTGGGGCAGGCGTTGGGGGCAAAGAACCCGCGCACGTTTGCCGAAAACAAGCGGTGGCTCAATCGTTCGCTGAGAGCTGCATTGTTGCAGGCTCGGGACGAGCATGCACGACACCGTGCACTGGCTCAGGCCGAGCAATAG
- a CDS encoding acetate--CoA ligase family protein, translating into MNNYKNLLEPRSIAVVGVSEDAGRPGSQAVRALMSNGYTGAIYPVNPKYETFEGLKCYGSVADIEGDVDLVVVGVPAQGVLAVLESSAQKKVPFAVVLSGGFRESGPEGILREEKMLAIARAAGMRIIGPNCLGFANIHSRVYAAFGSITREPKLEKGSVSLVTQSGGFGYSIALACAEAGIGFRHVIATGNESDVNTVQLIEALLDDDETHTIVAYIEGTNDGRALLEIGRKATARGKPILLWKGGVTEQGALAAASHTASMTGVYDFYRALFKQTGIVEIREIHEAVDFLKALESKKYPDNGGVAVMGVSGGSAIVFADAGEPEGLTLCELGNDTQQKLLAVVPNIGAVHNPIDLTAGYFSAANAQKLEAAVSATLEDPAVGSLCINLATTGASGSLAAAQVLARIAASASKPILVFSSAPSVQVAEALRVFADAGIPVLPSPSRAAKAIAMLMRFKRTQSRILQMQEDEGLKVERASVPLSTAVGSRASLSEVESKEMLRSIGIPVTTDLIVKGFDTALFDKVKAPLVVKIVSADIAHKTEIGGVKVGIRTAQELESAIEQVLASAQRHVPAAHIEGVLVSEMVTGGFELIAGVVKDPSFGPVVVVGAGGIYAEVLKDSACRIAPFGLPTAMEMLDELQCSVIMNGVRGAPPLDVDAVARALVALSQFAWQQRSDIAEIDINPMFVLPHGVIAADALIVRG; encoded by the coding sequence ATGAATAATTACAAAAACTTGCTTGAACCACGTTCGATTGCGGTTGTAGGCGTGTCGGAGGATGCGGGACGTCCCGGCTCTCAGGCCGTAAGAGCTCTGATGAGCAATGGATACACCGGTGCGATCTATCCGGTGAATCCCAAATACGAAACCTTTGAAGGTTTGAAGTGCTATGGGTCCGTTGCCGATATCGAAGGCGACGTCGACCTCGTAGTGGTTGGCGTTCCTGCGCAGGGTGTTTTAGCCGTGCTGGAATCGAGTGCGCAGAAGAAGGTTCCTTTTGCGGTGGTTCTGAGCGGTGGCTTTCGAGAGAGCGGTCCGGAAGGGATTCTCCGGGAGGAGAAAATGCTCGCGATTGCCCGGGCGGCGGGCATGCGTATTATCGGGCCCAACTGCCTCGGTTTTGCCAACATCCATTCTCGTGTCTACGCCGCATTCGGTAGCATTACGCGTGAACCGAAACTCGAGAAAGGGTCGGTATCGCTGGTGACGCAGAGTGGGGGATTCGGCTACAGCATCGCCCTTGCATGTGCCGAAGCCGGTATTGGTTTCCGGCATGTCATCGCGACGGGCAACGAAAGCGATGTCAACACGGTACAGCTCATTGAGGCGCTGCTTGATGATGACGAGACACACACCATCGTCGCCTATATCGAGGGAACCAATGACGGTCGTGCGCTGTTGGAAATCGGCCGCAAGGCTACGGCGCGCGGCAAGCCGATCCTGCTGTGGAAGGGGGGCGTCACCGAGCAGGGCGCACTAGCGGCCGCATCGCATACCGCCAGCATGACGGGTGTCTATGATTTCTATCGTGCCCTGTTCAAGCAAACGGGGATCGTCGAGATCAGAGAGATCCATGAAGCAGTGGATTTCCTCAAGGCATTGGAAAGCAAAAAATACCCGGACAATGGGGGTGTCGCGGTGATGGGGGTATCAGGCGGGTCTGCGATCGTATTCGCAGATGCGGGTGAGCCTGAAGGTCTGACCTTGTGTGAACTTGGTAACGATACCCAGCAAAAGCTGCTGGCGGTCGTGCCTAACATCGGGGCCGTCCATAATCCAATCGACCTTACCGCAGGGTATTTTTCAGCGGCCAATGCGCAGAAGTTGGAAGCCGCTGTAAGCGCGACGCTTGAAGACCCCGCCGTAGGATCGCTTTGCATTAACCTGGCAACCACAGGCGCCTCTGGCAGCCTGGCGGCAGCCCAGGTATTGGCCCGAATTGCCGCGTCGGCGTCGAAGCCGATCCTGGTTTTTTCCTCAGCCCCCAGCGTTCAGGTTGCAGAGGCGCTGCGTGTATTCGCTGATGCGGGAATTCCGGTGTTGCCTTCGCCGTCGCGAGCCGCCAAAGCTATCGCAATGCTGATGCGATTCAAGCGGACTCAATCGCGCATTTTGCAGATGCAAGAGGATGAGGGGCTCAAAGTAGAGCGAGCTTCTGTACCGCTTAGCACCGCCGTTGGCAGTCGGGCATCGTTGTCCGAGGTCGAGTCCAAGGAAATGCTGCGTTCCATCGGTATCCCCGTCACAACCGACCTGATCGTGAAGGGTTTTGACACTGCGCTGTTCGACAAAGTCAAAGCGCCCCTAGTCGTCAAGATTGTCTCTGCGGACATTGCGCACAAAACCGAAATAGGCGGCGTAAAGGTCGGCATTCGGACAGCCCAGGAGCTGGAGTCAGCGATCGAGCAGGTGTTAGCCAGCGCGCAACGGCATGTGCCTGCCGCCCACATTGAAGGTGTCCTCGTTTCCGAGATGGTGACAGGTGGCTTCGAACTGATTGCCGGGGTGGTCAAGGATCCTTCATTTGGCCCAGTGGTGGTAGTCGGCGCAGGTGGGATTTATGCGGAAGTACTGAAGGATTCCGCGTGTCGAATCGCCCCTTTCGGCCTGCCAACCGCTATGGAAATGCTCGATGAATTGCAATGCAGCGTGATCATGAACGGGGTTCGGGGCGCGCCTCCCCTTGACGTCGATGCTGTTGCCCGCGCGTTGGTGGCGTTATCGCAATTTGCCTGGCAGCAGCGCAGCGATATAGCCGAAATCGACATCAATCCAATGTTTGTATTGCCCCACGGTGTGATTGCCGCGGACGCCTTGATTGTGCGCGGTTAA